The genomic region GGATCCTTTAGTCGTGTTTTACGGGGATCTATATCTTACCGCAACCGGAGTGGGGGTGTCAGGTCCTCCTGGGTGTGGCGGTAAGTTTACGCCACCCTGTGTTTCCAATACATGGCCAAATGCTCCCAGCGCGGTGCTTATTAATAAGGAGAGGATAACTTTCGGTAATATAACCTCCACGGGTTCAGCGGTCTTTAATGCCCCGACAACACCCGGCACCTATGCCATCAGATTTTACGCGCTGACAAAAAAATATGAATTGGTTCAGCACTACATATCGGTACCCTATCCGGGCATATGTTACAAAAAAGTGCTGGGAGTGAATGTTCCCTATGGTTGTGTAAAATATCAAGATGTGCCATTTCCGGTTCCGCCGTGGCCCCCTGAGTGGACAAGTGCTGAAGCAAGTATTGACGTTCAATTCACGGTAGCGGGCGGTGTACCTCCACCACCCCCTCCTCCGCCCCCACCCCCTCCTCCCGATCCCGGTTACTGCGCGCCACCTGACATCTCCTTTTCTGTAAATCCCGATTATGTTGATTATGGAGGAGAAGCGACACTCTCGTGGAGCGCCACAAACGCCACCTCCTGCACTCTGGACGGTGAGGGTGTCGGTACTTCCGGATCGCGAGGTACAGGCTCTTTAACCAACTCGCGCTCATTCTCTCTCTCTTGTTCCAATTCCTGTAGCAACGGAGGAAGCGCCTCCGCCCAATCCTCGGCGTACATCACCGTCGGCTCCGAGCCTCCTCCGGCTGACGGAGCATACGTCTCCCTCTGGGCAGACAACTATTCCGTGACGACCGGTGACGGTACCACGCTTCGCTGGAGTTCTCGAGACGCATCCAACTGCTCCGCCTCCGGAGGTTGGGATGGAGGGAAAGACACCTCGGGTGATGAATGGACGGGCGCTCTCTCCAATGACACCACATTCCGCATTACCTGCGACGACAACCAAGGCGGCACACTCACCGACTCCGTCTTTATCCAAGTGGGAACCGATATGTACGGCTGTACCGACTCTGGCGCAAGTAACTACAATCCGAGCGCAACCATAGACGACGGTTCATGCGACTACACCCCAGGCTCCGGTCTCAATATCAATTTCTATGCCGATCCGGACATCATCGCGCAAGGCCAGAGCTCTACGCTCTACTGGAGCACCCAAAATGCCGACTCTTGTTATGCCAATGGCGGTCCGTGGTCCGGCGGTAAGGGAACGAACGATCAAGAAGACACGGCTTCCCTCAACTCCGACACCACCTACTCGCTCACCTGCGAGAACAACAGCGGCGACTCGCTGACTCGCTCCACGACGATCACCATTGACGCGTCACGAAACCCCCTCCTTAACTTCTGGGCGGATTCCGACTCGGTTGCCTACGACTCGGGCACCACGCTCCGGTGGGATTCTCAAAACGTCAATTCCTGCTCTGCTTCCGGTGGCTGGGGTGGAGGGAAAGACACCTCGGGAGAAGAGTGGACGGGCGATCTCATCAGCACCACCACCTACGGTCTGGAATGTTCCGGTTCCTATGGTTCCGTCTCTCAACAGGTCCGCGTGCAGGTACAGCCCACATTCTTCTTGAACAACACCGGGAACCTCAAAGTGACCGTGGTCAAAGGAAAACCTGCAAAGTCTAGCGCCACCACGCTCACGGTAGACCGCCGACTCTCATTCTCTCAACCGGTTACGTTCTCTGTTTCCAATATACAACCCGCACTCCCGGGAGCCGTCTACAACTTCACGCCTAAAACCTTGGACACAGGCGGATACTCTATCGGCTCGCTCTTCACCGTCACTGCGCCGGGAAACACAGAGCAACGCAACTACACGATTACGGTTCTAGCCTCCGGCGGAGGCATCACGAGGTCGGTAGACATCACTATGGGAGTGACGGTCATTGACCCCAATTTCAAAGAGTTTTAAACAGCGCTCCGCGACAATACAAAAAAGTCCCGCTTTTGCGGGACTTTTTTGTGACGCAGGATTTTTGGCTGACGCGGCTATCACGGATATATTTTTTGGAAACAGATAGTTATCCACACTTTTATTTTTATGGCATACGTTTTTCCAGTACAATGAATGTATATATGGTGAAGAAAGCTTCTTTTTTTGTTCTGGGTCTTTTGCTCGTATTAGTTGCCGGCGTATTTATTGACGGCACGAAAAACAAAGAGGTGAGAGCGGCCGCGCCGCATAGCATGGGTGGGTACGCGTGGAGCGCCAATGTCGGCTGGGTGAGCATGAGTTGCGAGAATGAGAGCACCTGCGGTGCGGTGGATTACGGTGTTGATCTTGCTTCAAACGGCACTCTTTCGGGATACGCGTGGAATAATAATATCGGCTGGATAAGCTTTAATGAGAGCGAACTCGCGGGATGTCCCTCGGGCACTTGCAAGGCGTGGGTTGATCCGGTAGTGGGTACTATGTATGGTTGGGCGCGAGTGTGCGCGGGTTCGGCGAATGGTAATTGTACGGCTGGCGACCGCACCGACGGGTGGGACGGCTGGATCAGTTTGAATGGGCCCACATACGGGATTGAGATCGTTTTGAATCAAAATGACCCGCAAAATAAGATATTTGAGGGATATGCATGGGGAGACGCTGTTGTTGGATGGCTCAAGTTTAACGGATATGCGGGGAGTGAGGTCAATATCAACCAGCCGGTTTGCAGTGCAAATGCCCTCTGTGAACCGGGTATCGGCGAGGACAGCCTTTCCTGCCCATCGGATTGCGTGAGCACCTCTTTCTCGCTCGCAAGGTCAAATAATCTGAATATCACCTTTGTCGCGGACAAGCCGGAAGTTTCCAGCAAGACAACCATATCGGCAACACCCATAGGGGCATTCACGGACACCATCACACTCTCTATTGATAGTGTGAAGGATCCCAACAACCAGCTCGTTGACCCGGCGACTCTCGGCATGACATTTACCTTCTCTGATTCAACATTGGAATACCTCGGCGGGGGGAATTATGCGACCTCAACCTTATATGTTGATATCACAAGAGTGCTCACGGAGGGTAATTACACTGTTGCGGTTAAGGGCTCGGGAGGGACGCCGACATTAAACCGACTGCTTGATGTCATATTGGGCGCCAAAGTGCTTGAAACAAAATTTGAAGAATTTTAATACTTAGAACCTAAAATAATTATCATGGAAAAAGAAAATGAACATAATTTAATAAAGAGCGCGTACATCGTAGGAGCTCTTCTCTTGGTGATCGGCGTTGTTTCGTCCATCGGGCTGTTTTTCGGGAACGAAGAAAATGGCACGAATGAACAAATAAGCGGTGCTACAACAAAAACCAATCTTTCAGGTGAAGAAAAACGCCAAATTGAAGAATCAGTCAGTGGCGGTGCTGCTCTATCGGTCAATGCTTCTTTGGAAGAGAAAAAGAAGAAAATAGAAACGAATTTCAATAATTCCCCCACAACACACGAGAGGTCTGATGAAGGGGAAAGGATAAAATATTGATGAGGACCAAAGAGAGAGTATTTATTAGTAACATATAACAATAGTCATTGCGACCAAAAAGATGAAATTATCTGCAACCAGAAAAATAACGCGATCCAATGCCACAAATATGGTAAAAATATTTGTTTTGACCGCACTTGTCGGTGCCGGGGTGAGTTTCGCCTCTGCCGCGTGGGCCCCGCCTGTGTCTGCGCCAACGGCAAACAACCCAGAAGCGCCGATCAACGTGGGTGCGACGAGTCAGACAAAAACAGGCGGCATCTGGGCGAGTTTTTTCGGCACGACGGGTGGAGGTTACTTTAGTGGGGATGTGGGTATTGGCATAGAAAACCCTCAAGCTAAGCTCCATGTGAATGGAGACATCTCTCTTGATGATCCCAACAATGGCGAGTCTCCTTTTTTGTTTCCAAGAATTATGTTCAACCCTCAGTGGAATTGGCTGGGGACAATACAGAGTCCTTACTATCCGTCTGATCCCTACCCGGTATTTAACTGGGAAAGCGCTCACGACATGATGATCCGTTTCGATTCGGACCGAGATCCATATGCTAACAACCATTTCAGTGTTGGCGTGGGTGATGATCCGTGCCCGAGCGGCTATGGCGTGGGCACCTGTGAAGGATATCAACCAATACTTACCGTACATCGTCTTGGCAGGGTGGGCATTAACACAGACATAAATACAACACCGGCGGAGGCGCTCCGTGTCGTCGGCGACATCTACGCGACCGGCGATATTACTTGTGGAGGTTCATGCGCGGGCGGAGGCGGTGGAGGCCAGTGGACTTCCAGCGGTTCGGGGATTTACTACGACGGTAATGTGGAAGTGGGACAGGATGGCACTGCGGCTGACCGATACTTGACGCTCTGGACCGAAAACGGCTTTGAGAACGGAGTCAAGTTCATGGAAGATTCAATTTATGGTATGGGCACTCGCTATAACGCAAACGACAACAATCTTTATTTTGACCGCTACAACGCCTCTGCGTCGCCG from Patescibacteria group bacterium harbors:
- a CDS encoding tail fiber domain-containing protein — its product is MVKIFVLTALVGAGVSFASAAWAPPVSAPTANNPEAPINVGATSQTKTGGIWASFFGTTGGGYFSGDVGIGIENPQAKLHVNGDISLDDPNNGESPFLFPRIMFNPQWNWLGTIQSPYYPSDPYPVFNWESAHDMMIRFDSDRDPYANNHFSVGVGDDPCPSGYGVGTCEGYQPILTVHRLGRVGINTDINTTPAEALRVVGDIYATGDITCGGSCAGGGGGGQWTSSGSGIYYDGNVEVGQDGTAADRYLTLWTENGFENGVKFMEDSIYGMGTRYNANDNNLYFDRYNASASPTAVMTLTRNNGYVGINTTNPGYNLEVGGDIAYWGGIYDISDERLKENIIAITGALPKLEQINGVYYNMKDKAQGVPREVGVIAQDVEKVLPEAVSEGADGYKRVDYTKLVPLLIEAVKEQQTQIETLKQEVETLKSR